A region of Bacteroidota bacterium DNA encodes the following proteins:
- a CDS encoding S8 family serine peptidase: MKQHIAVLFFSLLSLLANAQQTSYFISFGNKDTADLNTSTTFSTLNPLQFISQKSIDRRLKFNLPVITIQDLPINEAYIAQVLSKGFVLQHTLKWFNGIIVSSTTNNIDSINKLPFIKSIQLIASEQIAEKEKEIDLTERVNLLAQKFDKNELIDSSSINGFSNFQLALNNIDQLHKKQLKGAGKYVAVFDAGFKNMQRSPYFNQQNIIATYNLVNSDESVFASNQEEHGLSVAGCIAANAPYRYMGAAPEAKLVLFETEVEDSELPIEEYYWAKAAELADSLGVDIINSSLGYTVFDDEKLGHKYKEFSGNKTLIAQAANIAVSKGILVVVSAGNEGDKIWEKVSTPADADSVITVAACDAQKTVTTFSSVGFSKGKNQKPEVTALGEKVQLVNAMGKVSKGNGTSYSTPIITGLSACLMEAYPNKNPHAIKQAFILSADQYYDHNKYLGYGIVDALLAYEILADYTRDTLLDFRPLADSNYHAVVFSSSDQKVEIEIEIQSGDEKIISRQKEKIQEGINRFAVIKTKKLQQGVYILKIKTNAGVFLIKRFEKL; the protein is encoded by the coding sequence ATGAAGCAACACATCGCGGTCCTTTTCTTTTCATTGTTAAGTTTATTAGCAAACGCACAACAAACAAGTTATTTTATTTCGTTCGGTAATAAAGACACTGCTGACCTTAATACCAGTACTACCTTTAGCACATTAAACCCATTGCAGTTTATTTCGCAAAAGTCTATTGACCGCAGGCTAAAGTTTAATTTACCTGTTATAACCATACAGGACTTACCCATTAATGAAGCATATATAGCACAAGTATTGAGTAAAGGATTTGTGTTGCAACACACTTTAAAATGGTTTAATGGAATAATAGTTAGCTCCACTACAAACAATATAGATTCTATTAATAAATTACCCTTTATAAAAAGCATTCAGTTAATAGCAAGCGAACAGATTGCAGAGAAAGAAAAGGAAATAGATTTAACCGAAAGAGTTAACTTATTAGCGCAAAAATTTGATAAGAATGAATTGATAGATTCATCATCCATCAATGGTTTTTCTAATTTTCAATTAGCATTAAATAATATAGACCAACTTCATAAAAAGCAATTGAAAGGAGCTGGTAAATATGTGGCGGTATTTGATGCCGGTTTTAAAAATATGCAGCGCTCGCCTTATTTTAACCAACAAAATATTATAGCTACTTATAACTTAGTTAACAGCGATGAAAGTGTTTTTGCCAGCAATCAGGAAGAACATGGTTTGAGCGTAGCCGGATGTATAGCTGCCAATGCACCTTACAGGTATATGGGAGCTGCACCTGAAGCTAAATTGGTTTTATTTGAAACGGAAGTAGAAGATTCAGAACTGCCTATTGAAGAATATTATTGGGCTAAAGCCGCGGAGTTGGCTGATAGTTTAGGGGTTGATATTATTAATTCATCGTTGGGTTATACCGTTTTTGATGATGAAAAATTAGGACATAAATACAAGGAGTTTTCAGGTAATAAAACGCTCATAGCACAAGCTGCAAACATAGCTGTAAGCAAAGGCATATTGGTAGTAGTAAGTGCAGGTAACGAAGGCGATAAAATATGGGAAAAAGTAAGTACACCTGCCGATGCCGATAGCGTAATTACAGTAGCCGCTTGTGATGCACAAAAAACAGTAACCACTTTTAGTTCGGTTGGATTTAGCAAAGGAAAAAACCAAAAACCGGAGGTAACCGCTCTGGGCGAAAAAGTACAATTGGTGAATGCAATGGGTAAGGTAAGTAAAGGCAATGGTACTTCCTACTCAACACCTATTATTACCGGTTTATCAGCTTGCTTAATGGAGGCCTATCCCAATAAAAACCCACATGCTATTAAACAAGCATTTATACTCAGTGCCGATCAATATTACGACCATAATAAATACTTAGGCTACGGTATAGTTGATGCTTTATTGGCCTATGAAATACTAGCTGATTATACACGCGATACTTTACTTGATTTCAGACCCTTAGCCGATAGTAATTACCATGCTGTTGTGTTTAGTAGCTCAGATCAAAAAGTAGAAATTGAAATAGAAATTCAATCAGGCGATGAAAAAATAATTAGCAGGCAGAAAGAAAAAATACAAGAAGGCATAAACCGTTTTGCAGTTATAAAAACAAAAAAACTCCAACAAGGGGTTTATATTTTGAAAATAAAAACCAATGCAGGAGTTTTTCTTATAAAAAGGTTTGAGAAACTGTAG
- the dcd gene encoding dCTP deaminase, which produces MILSDKRILEEIENGNILIEPFKKECLGTNSYDVHLGRYLACYKDRVLDAREHNKIDVFEIPVEGFVLQPNTLYLGVTAEYTETHRQVPFLEGKSSTGRLGIDIHATAGKGDVGFCNTWTLEISSTQPVRIYAGMPIGQLIYFEVAGEIDIMYNTKKGAKYNKRTVKPVESMMWKNKF; this is translated from the coding sequence ATGATACTTTCTGACAAACGAATACTTGAAGAAATTGAGAATGGTAATATTTTAATAGAACCATTTAAAAAGGAGTGTTTAGGAACTAATAGTTATGATGTTCACTTAGGACGTTATTTGGCTTGTTACAAGGACCGCGTTTTAGATGCACGCGAACACAATAAAATAGACGTATTTGAAATTCCGGTAGAGGGTTTTGTGTTGCAGCCTAATACTTTGTATTTGGGTGTAACTGCAGAATATACTGAAACACATCGCCAAGTACCTTTTTTAGAAGGTAAATCAAGTACCGGACGTTTAGGAATTGATATACACGCAACAGCCGGAAAAGGTGATGTTGGTTTTTGCAATACCTGGACACTGGAAATTTCGTCAACGCAACCTGTACGCATATACGCAGGTATGCCTATTGGTCAGTTAATTTATTTTGAAGTAGCTGGCGAAATTGATATTATGTACAATACTAAAAAAGGAGCTAAATACAATAAACGTACAGTTAAACCTGTTGAAAGTATGATGTGGAAGAATAAGTTTTAA